In Fibrobacter sp. UWB15, one genomic interval encodes:
- a CDS encoding T9SS type A sorting domain-containing protein encodes MGCFTLKMANTTAAFLLCGMCASYGITPNKLVSGGLPAHTGATTTDYLTDGYLTNWKSSSAKEIALNVGEGPQKLLINWESFGDCAWATDFTSGCGHSGVALSNFKILTSANSTDGSDGDWEIAATIVNNPVMARGVTIDFAGKSWFKFASEGDVGQILEIEAFDMSNGGTDTWFFMGTSISQMGIKQQDTDSTTAQLIHARFPEYTPAMLRGGIGCINSTEVVEHLGEYLEYAGNVKFWAIEMGTNDAWGGGDWNLNTYVSNMQTIIDSAKAHGITPVIARIIATDSAKAGWQINPVFLKAVDKLVEDNNLPAGPDFYAYFKEHPEQLASDGVHPNGETKGGQAMHHLWAEALAPLYAAGDTATTKPDSTTALKVASKFVAPRIYAQGKNIVVEGNSHNATSVTLVSATGQIVSQKALLQNYGQVQFENLPTGQYIAIIRGQNAVQTSTVQVK; translated from the coding sequence ATGGGTTGTTTTACTTTAAAAATGGCGAACACAACCGCAGCTTTTTTGTTATGCGGAATGTGCGCCTCTTACGGGATTACCCCGAATAAGTTGGTTTCTGGCGGTTTGCCGGCTCATACAGGAGCCACAACGACAGATTACCTGACGGACGGTTACTTGACCAACTGGAAGAGTAGCAGCGCCAAGGAAATCGCGTTGAACGTGGGCGAAGGCCCCCAAAAGCTCTTGATCAACTGGGAATCGTTCGGCGATTGTGCCTGGGCGACCGATTTCACGAGCGGTTGTGGGCATAGCGGCGTCGCACTCTCGAATTTCAAGATTTTGACCTCCGCAAATTCCACTGACGGTAGCGACGGCGATTGGGAAATTGCAGCCACAATCGTGAATAACCCCGTAATGGCACGCGGTGTAACTATTGACTTTGCGGGCAAATCCTGGTTCAAGTTCGCAAGCGAAGGCGACGTGGGCCAGATTCTTGAAATTGAAGCCTTTGACATGAGCAATGGCGGCACCGACACTTGGTTCTTTATGGGCACGAGCATCAGCCAGATGGGAATCAAGCAGCAGGATACCGATTCCACCACAGCGCAGCTCATTCATGCAAGATTCCCCGAATACACGCCCGCCATGTTGCGCGGAGGCATCGGCTGCATCAACAGCACCGAGGTCGTCGAGCACTTGGGCGAATACCTGGAGTACGCAGGTAACGTGAAGTTCTGGGCAATCGAAATGGGCACGAACGACGCCTGGGGCGGTGGCGATTGGAACCTGAACACTTACGTGAGCAACATGCAGACGATTATCGACTCTGCAAAGGCTCACGGAATCACGCCCGTGATTGCACGGATTATAGCAACCGATTCCGCCAAGGCAGGTTGGCAGATCAATCCGGTATTTTTGAAGGCCGTAGACAAACTTGTCGAAGACAACAATCTGCCTGCAGGCCCCGATTTTTACGCCTACTTCAAAGAGCATCCGGAACAACTCGCCAGCGACGGTGTTCACCCGAATGGCGAAACGAAGGGTGGGCAAGCCATGCACCACTTGTGGGCCGAAGCGCTCGCTCCCTTGTACGCTGCAGGCGACACCGCAACCACAAAGCCAGACTCCACCACGGCTTTAAAAGTTGCAAGCAAGTTTGTCGCACCTCGAATTTACGCACAAGGCAAGAACATCGTCGTCGAGGGCAATTCCCATAACGCAACCTCCGTCACCCTTGTTTCTGCGACAGGGCAAATTGTTTCCCAAAAGGCTCTCTTGCAGAATTATGGACAAGTGCAATTCGAAAACCTTCCGACGGGTCAGTACATAGCCATCATCCGGGGCCAAAACGCAGTCCAGACAAGTACCGTACAGGTAAAGTAA
- a CDS encoding SUMF1/EgtB/PvdO family nonheme iron enzyme translates to MHKFSSGVIAVTIIAGMFGGCSESPESGLTPPAEGDSPATTLPDSSNADSLQEISSGAIAGEVSTYSSSGLTATSSSDVLFISSSSSGELVASPSSSSGTGFSYIAPANFTDTVNGVLFDMVHVPGGSYTRGCDNCAEQDKIYETPAHKVTVSDYFIAKTEVTVSQWNAVMGGKKNAWESENAPKIGVSWFDANNFACKLGQLTGRQYRLLTDAEWEFAARGGKDGIADSFKFSGGNAIDDVAWYSENSGGTAHDVATKKPNKLGLYDMSGNSWEWVYDWLVGYTAGDKVNPVQLTGSGNKTRRGGSYGEPAEFARVSRRAIRSRDGAADMGFRLGASTELPPGMISACEAANPSDAVCAGDKNRDCRLITAADEAWISDDYTVVIGEDGIAAVSGFPNVSGQWYTLNNRSFNVVTKTGTKTYAYYVFSQDELTMISDDGIPYRLYRRAASEAKNKVSLTTVSNPKTLEQLIAAVEPERLVTDEQLAHPDTSVRDPRIAAASGYTWFFDGRCCGGNHKYRFHLDKNGDAEFVVMDYDDTHHENILAKGRWFTVGNIGLHIVLNGKYFNYLYTAGERTMSYSEYMPAGPIFCHISFQSYERGDFRIFNKTLYDDKIKRPRGFNGENPVYEPGDYQWGS, encoded by the coding sequence ATGCACAAGTTTTCCTCGGGTGTTATAGCGGTTACCATTATCGCTGGGATGTTTGGAGGTTGCTCGGAATCGCCCGAAAGTGGGTTAACTCCCCCCGCCGAGGGCGATTCCCCAGCAACGACTCTTCCGGATTCGTCAAACGCTGATTCTCTTCAGGAAATCAGCTCCGGAGCCATTGCTGGCGAAGTCAGCACCTATTCATCGAGCGGACTCACTGCAACAAGTTCATCGGACGTCTTGTTTATTAGCTCCTCCTCGTCCGGTGAACTTGTAGCCTCTCCAAGTTCTTCAAGCGGAACCGGATTTTCATATATTGCACCCGCAAATTTTACCGATACCGTAAACGGTGTCTTATTTGACATGGTTCATGTTCCGGGAGGTTCGTACACACGCGGGTGCGACAACTGCGCCGAACAAGACAAAATTTACGAGACTCCCGCGCACAAGGTAACCGTCAGCGACTACTTTATCGCCAAAACCGAAGTCACGGTCAGCCAATGGAACGCCGTCATGGGCGGCAAGAAAAACGCATGGGAATCAGAAAACGCCCCCAAAATAGGAGTAAGCTGGTTTGATGCGAACAATTTTGCTTGTAAATTAGGGCAATTGACAGGCAGGCAATACCGCCTGCTTACCGATGCCGAATGGGAATTTGCTGCTCGCGGAGGTAAGGATGGGATTGCCGACAGCTTCAAATTCTCAGGAGGCAACGCCATTGACGATGTCGCCTGGTACTCCGAAAACAGCGGCGGCACGGCACACGATGTTGCCACCAAAAAGCCTAACAAGCTCGGGCTTTACGACATGAGTGGCAATTCCTGGGAATGGGTGTACGACTGGCTCGTGGGCTATACCGCAGGCGACAAAGTCAACCCGGTACAACTCACGGGTTCTGGCAACAAGACGCGACGTGGCGGCAGTTACGGCGAACCTGCCGAATTCGCTCGGGTGAGCCGCAGGGCTATCCGTAGCCGCGATGGCGCCGCCGACATGGGATTTAGGCTAGGGGCCTCTACTGAACTTCCGCCGGGAATGATTAGCGCCTGCGAAGCGGCGAACCCGAGCGACGCGGTTTGTGCCGGAGACAAAAACCGCGACTGCCGCCTCATTACCGCAGCCGACGAAGCCTGGATCAGCGATGACTACACCGTTGTCATCGGCGAAGACGGAATTGCAGCCGTTTCAGGATTCCCGAACGTTTCTGGACAATGGTACACGCTCAACAACCGCAGCTTTAACGTGGTCACCAAAACCGGGACCAAGACGTACGCCTACTACGTATTCAGTCAAGATGAGCTCACCATGATCAGTGACGACGGCATTCCCTACCGACTGTACCGCCGTGCTGCAAGCGAAGCTAAGAACAAGGTAAGCCTTACGACCGTAAGCAACCCGAAAACATTGGAACAGTTGATCGCCGCCGTTGAGCCCGAGCGCCTCGTGACAGACGAACAGCTCGCCCACCCCGACACAAGCGTGCGCGACCCGCGTATTGCTGCCGCAAGTGGATACACCTGGTTCTTTGACGGGCGCTGTTGCGGAGGCAACCATAAGTACCGATTCCACCTCGACAAGAATGGTGATGCCGAATTCGTAGTCATGGATTACGACGATACGCACCACGAGAATATTCTCGCAAAAGGCCGCTGGTTCACTGTGGGTAACATCGGGCTACACATCGTGCTGAACGGGAAATACTTCAACTACCTCTACACCGCTGGCGAACGCACCATGAGCTACAGCGAATATATGCCCGCAGGCCCCATTTTCTGTCACATTTCATTCCAAAGTTATGAACGAGGCGACTTCCGCATATTCAACAAGACCCTTTACGATGACAAAATCAAACGTCCCCGCGGCTTCAACGGCGAAAATCCCGTTTACGAACCAGGAGATTATCAGTGGGGGTCATAA
- a CDS encoding histidine phosphatase family protein: MRTYIFIFATACIAALTACNDKVSNPDIESSSSDKASNHSWIPVQSSEQDSPEWSSSAMPSLAMSSSTIPAYSSSEHIPHALSSSAEPYVDYSSSIEESSSSEVIEPSPEIVLDKDGFATIADVYKSLAPDEKAVFIIRHSEREDDVALETELTANGIQMARDLGATLKSEEEFSYVTSGFVRTNETANQISKGRGEATSPKLITNYDITGNWFLKISADSLAKQATALGLKGSSVELMARWAYEGGYPETFYEMEPRAQEFMQAVILKNLSKWKRITIMVSHDIFVMPLAVFGSQKNVALKYYEDYHWINYIAGLAIIVDAQKNLRYIPVKGAESGVIDYLAIYMAEHKIYTK, from the coding sequence ATGCGCACGTACATTTTCATCTTTGCCACAGCATGTATTGCAGCACTCACGGCATGCAACGACAAAGTATCTAACCCCGATATTGAATCAAGCTCGTCCGACAAAGCCTCCAATCACTCCTGGATACCCGTGCAGTCGTCCGAGCAAGATTCCCCGGAATGGTCGTCCTCGGCAATGCCTTCTCTGGCAATGTCATCCTCGACCATTCCGGCATACTCTTCTAGCGAACATATTCCACACGCTCTGTCTTCGTCCGCAGAACCATATGTCGACTATTCCTCTTCAATCGAGGAATCTTCTTCGTCAGAAGTCATTGAACCCTCTCCGGAAATCGTTTTGGACAAAGACGGATTCGCTACCATCGCCGACGTCTACAAGAGTCTTGCCCCCGACGAAAAGGCCGTTTTTATCATCCGCCATTCCGAACGTGAAGACGACGTGGCTTTGGAAACTGAACTCACCGCAAACGGAATCCAGATGGCGCGGGATCTAGGGGCAACCCTCAAGAGCGAAGAAGAATTCTCGTACGTCACTTCGGGATTCGTGCGCACGAACGAAACCGCAAACCAAATCTCAAAAGGACGCGGCGAAGCGACGTCCCCGAAACTCATCACGAATTACGACATTACCGGCAATTGGTTTTTGAAAATTTCGGCCGACTCTCTCGCAAAGCAAGCGACCGCGCTCGGCCTAAAGGGCAGTTCAGTCGAACTGATGGCACGCTGGGCATACGAAGGCGGATACCCGGAAACATTTTACGAAATGGAGCCCCGCGCACAAGAATTCATGCAAGCGGTCATCCTGAAAAATTTATCCAAGTGGAAACGCATCACCATCATGGTATCGCACGACATCTTTGTGATGCCACTCGCCGTTTTCGGTTCGCAAAAGAACGTCGCTCTCAAATATTACGAAGATTACCACTGGATAAATTATATCGCAGGGCTCGCCATTATTGTAGACGCACAGAAAAACCTGCGGTATATTCCCGTAAAGGGCGCAGAATCCGGCGTCATTGACTACCTAGCTATCTATATGGCCGAGCATAAGATTTACACCAAATAG
- a CDS encoding Ig-like domain-containing protein codes for MGMFGTKTTVSALCLTVFGFIGAGAEPLAFPEALGFGAQVTGGRGGSVYHVTNLNDDGAGSFRDAVSQGNRIVVFDVGGIINIKTAVSIKSNITIAGQTAPGEGIAIHGGKLSTGKQNNIIIRYLRIRPGENTASEKDDALNLYDSKNVIVDHCSVELAPWNNFGGSSDNASYRVTGITVQNSLIANPIGQQFGAHIESVDGTWAWYYNAFVNTHNRNPLDKINDVFVNNILYNFEAGYTTHTSTHFNHDIVNNYFVYGPKGSNPWFQVDKNQSIYASGNMIDTDRDGKLNGGPSSIYYYQGVGEELAKPWSELTTSGPMLSAASAWRYVTSQSGVLPYDDIDSLIWRQVGTLGKEGALVKSVGAMGIKTNNGWGEVIAGKAATDSDKDGMPDYFEEALGYDKSKDDAMTKESDGYVRIEKYINWLGAMHATAAGGKSLDFDLRTITRGFKDVSPTYSVSAAENGTVELAGDGYTAKFAPKANFSGLASFKYTVKGNDGTEYTGRVEVLVEKSAGADTSTVQPQDTTARDTSATDTTSIVAGDSTATDSTTVIRGLRRARPADMRGATHKEYRDLKGRRFDRQIPYRVMF; via the coding sequence ATGGGAATGTTTGGTACAAAAACGACAGTTTCGGCGCTTTGCCTAACAGTGTTTGGTTTTATCGGGGCCGGTGCCGAGCCGCTGGCTTTTCCGGAGGCGCTGGGTTTTGGCGCGCAGGTCACGGGTGGCCGTGGCGGCAGCGTTTATCACGTGACGAACCTGAACGATGACGGTGCGGGTTCTTTCCGCGATGCGGTGAGCCAGGGTAACCGCATCGTGGTTTTTGACGTGGGTGGCATCATCAACATCAAGACGGCAGTTTCCATCAAGAGTAACATTACCATCGCGGGGCAGACGGCCCCGGGCGAGGGAATCGCCATTCACGGCGGCAAGCTCAGTACCGGCAAGCAGAATAACATCATCATCCGCTACCTGCGAATCCGTCCGGGCGAAAATACCGCGTCCGAGAAGGATGACGCACTCAACCTTTACGATTCCAAGAACGTGATTGTGGACCACTGCTCGGTGGAACTTGCTCCGTGGAATAATTTCGGCGGCTCCTCGGACAATGCCTCCTATCGCGTGACGGGAATAACGGTGCAGAACTCGCTGATTGCAAACCCCATCGGGCAACAGTTCGGTGCGCATATTGAATCGGTGGACGGCACGTGGGCCTGGTACTACAATGCCTTTGTGAACACGCACAACCGCAATCCGCTCGACAAGATTAACGATGTGTTCGTGAACAACATCCTCTACAACTTCGAGGCGGGCTACACGACGCATACAAGTACGCATTTCAATCACGATATCGTGAATAATTACTTTGTCTATGGTCCGAAGGGGAGTAACCCGTGGTTCCAGGTGGACAAGAACCAGAGTATCTACGCGAGTGGCAACATGATCGACACGGACCGCGACGGAAAACTGAATGGCGGGCCTTCGAGTATTTACTACTACCAGGGCGTGGGCGAGGAACTTGCGAAACCCTGGAGCGAACTTACGACATCGGGCCCGATGCTCAGTGCAGCAAGTGCGTGGCGCTATGTGACGTCGCAGAGCGGCGTGCTCCCGTACGACGATATTGATTCCCTGATATGGCGCCAGGTGGGGACACTTGGGAAAGAAGGAGCCTTGGTGAAAAGCGTTGGTGCCATGGGAATCAAAACCAATAACGGCTGGGGAGAGGTGATTGCGGGGAAGGCCGCGACCGATTCCGACAAGGACGGCATGCCGGATTACTTCGAAGAGGCTCTTGGTTATGACAAGTCAAAAGACGATGCCATGACCAAGGAAAGCGATGGCTACGTGCGCATCGAAAAATATATCAACTGGCTGGGCGCCATGCATGCGACGGCTGCGGGCGGCAAGTCCCTCGATTTTGACCTGCGCACGATTACGCGCGGGTTCAAGGATGTATCGCCGACCTACAGCGTGTCTGCTGCGGAGAACGGAACCGTGGAACTTGCGGGTGACGGCTATACGGCAAAGTTTGCGCCCAAGGCGAATTTCAGCGGGCTTGCCTCGTTCAAGTACACCGTGAAGGGCAACGACGGTACCGAATATACGGGCCGCGTCGAGGTGCTGGTGGAAAAATCCGCCGGCGCAGATACTTCAACCGTGCAGCCGCAGGACACGACTGCGCGCGATACCTCCGCGACCGACACGACGTCTATTGTCGCGGGTGATTCTACGGCGACGGATTCGACAACCGTGATACGGGGCCTTCGTCGTGCACGCCCTGCCGACATGCGCGGGGCTACGCATAAGGAATACCGCGACCTGAAGGGACGCCGCTTCGACAGGCAGATTCCCTACAGGGTAATGTTCTAG
- a CDS encoding carbohydrate-binding protein, with amino-acid sequence MMKKLWMFGLSLALGVGMSQAARQMEWLNRGLVAVKTGGRVFLSWRILGTEGSETGFNLYRDGEKIASLSGTQASNYTDAKGTTSSRYSVKAVINGKELASDDAVPVWGEQFLTVNLDRPAGGSDYTYSPNDIAVGDVDGDGEFELVLKWDPSNSKDNSQKGKTGNVIIDCYKMSGKKLWRIDLGVNIRAGAHYTQMLVGDYDGDGKAELAVKTAPGTKDASGKYLSKGAAANAAHTSDYRNSSGYILTGDEYLTVFNGETGLEMATVAYNPGRGTVKNWGDSYGNRVDRFLATNAYLDGKKPSMVFQRGYYTRMALTAYDWDGKSLTQRWYHNSATSGKECYGQGNHNLSAGDVDGDGFDEIMQGNCAIDHDGKFMYRVGYGHGDAIHFGDLDPDNDGLEVWQVHEEKPYGYNLHDARTGKVLFYETSSGDNGRGVAGDVDSNSRGHELWSAANWNTYTAKGKIWKADKRPAYNFRIYWDGDLLDELLDNTTISKWDHAKQQSNTLFQMQGNSCNTTKATPNFSGDILGDWREEVILHDGASKLYVYTTTTPTEHRMYTLAHDPVYRNGMSWQNTAYNQPPHLGFWLHGNKGKFPKPDIVLIGDNTPKAAAIVKQGAGSSSQVIVKGDSIVPFTFAIQHADGANVDGLPAGVTAVWNATTSSLYFSGTPVVEGEFTYTITTKGGNADFGEATRNGKFTILSVVESGPAPLMVRSDIEAAVPTDAKGAFADNHENFRGTGFYDFENSLDSYGIYHLVSPKEYKNATMVLRYAHGKTDTRRIMVKMNEDLVGSLTFKPTADWDTWDSVSVGVSLQKGLNVLYLKSLEEAGAPNVDQIGFDVEGVVLFEDSTQLSAIDTLSAEVAGDSSGTTGLTRGDYTAEDDFAGNIRVAAGIHLNLADGTLIARESGYAQVDFFDITGHQVARLARNVPAGASDLSREIRALPEGVYMVRVKFNGRTMQNAVQVRVER; translated from the coding sequence ATGATGAAAAAGTTGTGGATGTTTGGGCTTTCGCTCGCGCTTGGAGTGGGCATGTCGCAGGCGGCTCGCCAGATGGAATGGCTGAACCGCGGGCTTGTGGCGGTTAAGACCGGCGGGCGCGTGTTCCTCAGCTGGCGCATCCTCGGGACCGAGGGCTCCGAGACGGGCTTTAACCTGTACCGCGATGGCGAGAAAATCGCGAGCCTCAGCGGGACACAGGCGAGCAACTATACCGACGCGAAAGGGACAACCTCGAGCAGGTATTCCGTAAAGGCTGTCATAAACGGCAAGGAACTTGCATCTGACGATGCCGTACCCGTGTGGGGCGAGCAGTTCTTGACGGTGAACCTGGACAGGCCTGCAGGCGGTAGCGACTACACCTACAGTCCCAACGATATTGCCGTGGGCGATGTGGATGGTGATGGCGAGTTCGAGTTGGTTCTCAAGTGGGATCCGAGCAATTCCAAGGACAATTCCCAGAAGGGAAAGACGGGCAACGTCATCATTGACTGTTACAAGATGAGCGGCAAAAAACTTTGGCGCATCGACCTAGGCGTAAACATCCGTGCGGGGGCGCACTACACGCAGATGCTCGTGGGTGACTACGATGGCGACGGCAAGGCGGAACTTGCCGTAAAGACAGCGCCGGGAACGAAGGATGCCAGCGGAAAGTACCTGAGCAAGGGCGCAGCGGCCAATGCGGCACATACCAGCGATTACCGCAATTCGAGTGGATACATTCTGACCGGTGACGAATACCTCACGGTTTTCAACGGCGAAACGGGACTTGAAATGGCGACCGTCGCCTATAATCCAGGGCGCGGTACGGTAAAGAACTGGGGCGACAGTTACGGGAACCGCGTCGACCGCTTCCTCGCAACAAACGCCTACCTCGACGGCAAAAAGCCGAGCATGGTTTTCCAGCGCGGCTATTACACGCGCATGGCGCTCACGGCCTACGACTGGGACGGAAAATCGCTGACGCAGCGCTGGTACCACAATTCGGCGACGAGCGGCAAGGAATGCTACGGGCAGGGGAACCATAACCTTTCGGCGGGTGACGTGGATGGCGACGGATTTGATGAAATAATGCAGGGTAACTGCGCTATCGATCACGATGGTAAGTTCATGTACCGTGTAGGTTACGGTCACGGTGATGCAATCCACTTTGGCGATTTGGACCCCGATAACGACGGCCTCGAGGTTTGGCAGGTCCACGAGGAAAAGCCCTACGGCTACAACTTGCACGACGCACGTACTGGCAAGGTGCTTTTCTACGAAACAAGTTCGGGCGATAACGGGCGCGGTGTCGCGGGCGATGTTGATTCCAACAGCCGCGGACATGAACTCTGGTCTGCTGCAAACTGGAACACCTATACGGCTAAGGGGAAAATCTGGAAGGCCGACAAGCGCCCCGCCTACAATTTCCGTATCTACTGGGATGGTGACCTGCTTGACGAATTGTTGGACAATACGACCATCAGCAAGTGGGACCATGCAAAGCAACAGAGCAATACGCTTTTCCAGATGCAGGGCAACAGTTGCAATACCACCAAGGCGACACCGAATTTCAGCGGTGACATTCTGGGCGACTGGCGCGAGGAAGTCATCTTGCACGATGGAGCCTCCAAGCTTTACGTTTACACGACGACCACGCCTACCGAACATCGCATGTACACGCTTGCGCACGACCCGGTTTATCGCAATGGCATGAGCTGGCAGAATACTGCCTACAACCAGCCGCCGCATCTGGGTTTTTGGCTGCATGGCAACAAGGGCAAGTTCCCGAAGCCGGACATCGTGCTGATAGGCGACAACACGCCGAAGGCGGCCGCGATTGTCAAGCAGGGCGCAGGTAGTTCGAGCCAGGTGATTGTGAAGGGTGATTCGATTGTCCCGTTCACCTTCGCGATCCAGCATGCGGACGGGGCGAATGTTGACGGGCTCCCGGCAGGCGTGACGGCCGTGTGGAATGCGACGACATCATCGCTCTATTTTAGCGGGACTCCCGTTGTCGAGGGCGAGTTTACCTATACGATTACGACGAAAGGCGGGAATGCTGACTTTGGCGAAGCGACTCGCAACGGAAAATTCACCATCCTGAGTGTCGTGGAATCGGGACCTGCTCCTCTTATGGTTCGGAGCGATATCGAGGCGGCGGTACCGACCGATGCAAAGGGAGCCTTTGCCGACAACCACGAGAATTTCCGCGGCACGGGATTCTACGATTTCGAAAACAGTCTCGATAGCTACGGCATTTACCACCTGGTTTCGCCGAAGGAATACAAGAATGCAACGATGGTGCTGCGCTACGCCCACGGCAAAACGGATACGCGTCGCATTATGGTGAAGATGAATGAAGACCTGGTCGGTTCGCTGACGTTCAAGCCCACTGCCGATTGGGATACCTGGGATAGCGTCTCGGTGGGTGTTTCGCTCCAGAAGGGGTTGAATGTGCTTTATCTGAAATCGCTGGAAGAGGCGGGTGCACCGAACGTCGACCAGATCGGTTTTGATGTCGAAGGCGTGGTGCTTTTCGAGGATTCAACGCAACTCTCGGCGATAGACACCTTGAGCGCTGAAGTCGCGGGAGACTCTTCGGGAACGACGGGACTTACCCGTGGCGATTACACCGCAGAAGACGACTTTGCAGGTAACATTCGCGTTGCTGCCGGAATACACCTGAATCTTGCAGATGGTACGCTGATTGCCCGCGAATCGGGGTATGCCCAGGTGGATTTCTTTGACATTACTGGCCACCAGGTGGCGCGCCTTGCAAGAAATGTTCCGGCAGGAGCGTCTGACTTGTCCCGCGAAATCAGGGCTCTCCCCGAGGGCGTCTACATGGTCCGTGTCAAGTTCAATGGTCGCACGATGCAGAATGCGGTGCAGGTAAGAGTAGAACGGTAG